AATATAAATACAAAAAGGCTCTTAATCTAAACAATTAAGAGCCTTTATTATTTGAATATAGTCGTGCTTAGTAAAATCTTGTCAACTTACTTTCAACACTATTTTTTAAGCTACATAAGTAACTTATGGTTTTAACTTCTTACTTTTTTGATAGTTTCTAAAGCTTTAGCTACAGTCTTTTTTAATCCTTCAAAATCTCTATCAGCCAATACTTTTTTACTGATTAATTGAGATCCCATTCCAACACAAACAACACCAGCATCAAACCATCCTTTTAAGTTTTCTTCTTCAGTAGTTACTCCTCCAGTTGGCATGATAGAAGTCCATGGTTGTGGCCCAACAATTCCTTTTACAAAATTAGGCCCGTATAAATTTCCAGGGAATAATTTTACTATTTCGCACCCTAACTCCTCTGCTCTAGCAATTTCCGTTAAAGTACCACATCCTGGGTTCCATGCAACTTTACGTCTGTTACAAGCAATTGCAATATCTTCTCTAAAAACTGGAGTAACAATAAAGTTTGCACCTAAAGACATGTATAATGAAGCTGCAGCAGCATCTGTAATAGAACCTACTCCCATAATCATTCCTGGTAATTCAGCAATAGCATATTTTGTTAATGCAGCAAAAACCTCGTGAGCAAAATCTCCTCTAGCAGTAAATTCTAACAAACGCGCTCCACCATCGTAACAAGCTTTTAATACTTTTTTACCTAATTCTATATCTGGGTGATAAAATAAAGGAACCATTCCTGTTTCTTTCATCACTTGTGCTACTTCTATTCTTGAAAATTGTGCCATCTTTTTAAAATTTTAATCGTTTAGTTATTTGTTTGTTTAATTGTGTATGTGATTAACTGTTTTTTTTGCTTAAACAGCTAACCATTACCTATCTACCAATGCAGATCCGTCACTTTCCATAAAGTCAACAACTTCTTGCTTAGAAGCTCTATTTACATCTCCAAAAATAGTGTGCTTAATTACACATGCAGATGTAGCAAAAGCTACTGCTTTTTGTAAATCGTCTTTATATTCTATTAAACCATAAAGCAAACCACCCATAAATGCATCTCCTGTTCCTACTCTATCTACCACAGGTGATATTTCGTTAATTCTTGCTCTATATAATTGATTGTCTTTATACAATAAACCTCCTATTCTTTGATGAGAGGCATTTACAGAGTTTCTAAAGGTCATACCAATGGTATGCACGTTTGGTAACAACTCTATAATTTTATCAAACAACATTTTAACCTCATCGTCTTTGCTATAATCAGGATTGATTTTAGCTTTTCCTAGCATAAACATAGCGGTATCTACATCTGCTAAAATAACATTGCTATACTTTAACAACTCAGGCATAATTTCTTTAGGTTGTTTTCCGTATTTCCACAACTTGCTTCGGTAATTTAAGTCTGTAGAAATAGTTAACCCCCTTTCAGCAGCAGCTTTAACAGCTTCTAAACAAGTATCTGCTGCAGATTGTGATAAAGCTGGTGTTATACCACTCCAATGGAACCAAGTAGCTCCTTTAAAGATCATATCCCAATCAAATTGACCAGGTTTTACTTCGGACATTGCAGAATTTGCTCTATCGTACACAACAGCACTGTTTCTACCAGAAGCTCCGTGTTCTAGAAAATACAAGCCTAATCTATTTCCTTGTCTTAAAATATATTTAGCTCCTACGTTTCTACTCCTAATACTTTGAAGTACACAATCTCCAATAGCATTGTCTGGAACAGCTGAAATAAACTGAGCTCTAATTCCGTAGTTAGCTAAAGAAGCCGCTACATTAAACTCTCCACCTCCATAGATAACCTCTAAAGAGCTGGCTTGACTAAACCTTAGGTGATTGGGAGGAGATAATCTTCCCAGAATCTCACCAAAGGTGATCACTTTATGTTTTTTTGAAAACATGATTATTATTATTTTTAGTTTCGTTTTGGTTAATCTTTTTTTAGCTAAAATCTACAGTTGCCTTAATTACTCCCGTAGCTGGTTTTGTCCAACTATCAAAGTTTTCTATCATTTCTGTAGCATGTAAATCTGTTCCACAGATTCCTACTTTTTTCACTCTTAATAAGGCTTCTTTCTCTTTACGAACAGGAGCTTCTTTTTCCTTTAATAAAAACTTTCCTGGCTCTTCACAAACTATATATTTCATCTTATTTTTTAGATTTATATCTGTTGTTCAAACGTTTGAACAAACGGACTAAAAAAATTAACAATCGAAAAAACATCAATTATTAATTTTACAATTTTAGCACATTAAATACCCTATATATTGAATAAAACAATTAGAATAATTACATTTGTTCAAACGATTGACCAAATATAAGTAATATTTTGAAAAATAAAAGAAAAACTACCATAAAAGATATTGCTAATGTTTTAAAAATCACACCCTCAGCAGTTTCAAGAGCTTTAAATAATCACCCAAGAATAAGTGATAAAACCAAAGAAGCTGTTAAAAAGGTGGCCTTAGAACTAGAGTATCAACCCAACCAATTAGCCTCTGCTTTAAGAAGTGGAAAAAGTAATTTGGTAGGTGTAATTGTTCCTAAAACAAATAGTTATTTCTTTTCTACAGTTGTAGAGAGTATAGAAAATGAATTAAATAAAGAAGGTTATAATCTAATCATTACTCAATCTAACGAGTCCTACGAAAAAGAATGTAGAAATATTCAAACCTTATTACAAACACAGGTTGATGGAATTATTGCTTCCTTAACTAATGAAACGGTTGATTTTAGTCATTATGAAAAAATAAAATCGAAAGGAATTCCATTAATCTTATACGACAGAGGAGAAAACGACATTGGCGTAGATTATGTTGGGATTGACGACTACGAAAGTAGTGGACTAGTGGTAAAACATCTTGTTGAACAAGGCTGCAAAAGAATTGCGCACTTAGCCGGATTGAGTCAGACAAGAATTTACAAAAACAGAATTAGAGGTTATGTTGATGCTTTGGCTAATCACAATTTACCTTTAGATAAAGATTTGATTAAAGAAAGTAGTTTAACTATTGAGAACGGTAGAGAAATTACCCAAGAATTACTAAAACTAAATAACAGACCTGATGCTATTTATGCAGCTGGAGATTATGCTGCACTTGGAGCGCTCCAAGTTTTACAAGAACACAATATTAAAGTTCCTCAAGAAATAGCCTTGGTAGGATTTAACAACGAACCTTTTACTTCTTTAGTAAAACCAAGCATCACAAGTATTTCTCAACACAACAAAAAAATTGGAAAACTAGTTGCCAAACAGTTTTTAAAACGAGTAAACGACAAAAATTGGAAACCTGTTTTAACCAAAAACATCTTAAATGCTGAGCTGATTATTAGAGATTCCTCTAATAGAAAGGAAGCTTAAAACCTAAATCTTAACTAAAGTTTTGAGAAACGAAACCTATTAAAAACAAAAAAGACCTGAAAATCAAATGATTAACAAGTCTTTATGTGATGGCAGAAGGATTCGAACCTTCGACCGCCTGCTTAGAAGGCAGGTGCTCTATCCAGCTGAGCTATGCCACCTAGTATTTTTAAATCTATTTTTTTTATGAACTAAGTAAAAAAGAACAACAACTTGTTTTCCTTTACGGGATGCAAATATATAACTTCTATTAATATATTTAAAAATAAAATTGACTTTTTTTTCACATTTAATTTAAATGAGAAATTCAACAAAAAACCATACTTGTAAATACTTTTTTAACAATCTCAAAACCAACAAATTCTCTACCAGTGATTGTCTAAGTAAAATAAATATAGATAAGTACAACTAACCCACAAATACCACCTCCGGCAAGCTTTGCATATTTCCATGGAGTAATGTCTACTTGTTTGGTATAAAGCTGAACGTAATCTTCTTCTCTTGGTTTTAATTTACCCACAATTAACATGGTGACAACTATAATTACAAAGATCAATCCCATAATATGTAAAAAGTGTGGAAAGGCTTCCATTTTAATAACCGCTAAAGCTTTTTCATCAATAATTCCAGACATCGCTGCTTCGGTCAAAGCAGCACTAATCATCATCGGCTTAATTAAGTACAACGAAATTAAATACACTCCTACCCCAAAAACAATTGCAACGTTTGCAGCAATTTTAGGTACTCTTTTAGTAAAATACCCAATTAATATAATTGCAAGAATTGGCACACTATAAGAACCATTTAACTCTTGTAAATAATTAAAAATTCCTCCTTCTACTCCATACAACAAAGGAGCAATTGTCATAGACAACAAGGCTAGTACCATTCCGAATGTTTTCCCTGCTCTAACAACTTTTATTTCATTTGCATCCTTATTGATATATTCTTTATAAACATCCAACCCAAACAAAGTAACAGAACTATTTAAAGCACTGTTAAATGAACTTAAAATAGCTCCAAACAATACTGCTGCAAAAAAACCAATCATAGAAACCGGCAATACCTTTTTAACCAACATTGGATATGCCTGATCTGCATTCCCTAAATCTCCATTAAAAATTTGAAAAGCAATAATCCCTGGTAAGACTACAATAAACGGCCCTAATATTTTAATAAAAGCAGCCAAACACAATCCTTTTTGCCCTTCCACCAAATTTTTGGCTCCCAAAGCACGCTGAATAATTGCTTGATTGGTACCCCAATAATAAAAATTAACAATTAACATCCCTGTAAATAATGTTGCAAAGGGTACAGATGAAAATTCTCCTCCTATGATCTTAAACTTTTCAGGTAAATTAGTTGTTAAAGTATTCATCCCCTCAAAAACACTCCCATCTCCTACATACAAAAGTCCAAAAATCGGAATTAAAGAACCTCCTATAATCAATCCTACAGCATTAATCGAATCTGAAACCGCTACTGCTTTAAGACCTCCAAAAATGGCATAAATACTACCAATAATTCCTATTCCCCAAACAGTAACCCATAAAGCAGATTCATCACTCATATTTATCATCTGAGGAATATCAAACATCGTATTGATAGCCAATGCCCCTGAATACAGCACTGTTGGTAGCATTGAAATTGCATATCCAAATAAAAACAAAACTGAAACTAATGCTCTAGTAGACTTACCATATCTTGTTTCTAAAAACTGAGGTATGGTAGCAATTCCTCCTTTTAAATACCTAGGCAACAAAACCAAAGCTGTAAAAACAATAGCAATGGCAGCCAATACTTCATAAGCCATAATAAGAATTCCTTCGCTAAAAGCAATTCCATTCATACCAACAATTTGTTCTGTTGATAAATTGGTAAGCAACAAAGACCCAGCAATTACAGGACCTGTTAAACTTCGTCCACCAAGAAAATACCCCTCTGATGATGTTTCATCGGTTTTTCTTGTAGACCAATATGAAATAACCGCCACCAATAACGTAAATGCAGCGAAAGACATAATTCCCATAATTATAGTTTATTTTGGATTTGTATTTAAACAGGTAATTTACAAACTTCTTGTGATTACACTATACTAAATTTAAAAGTTGTGTCCGATTTACTTCCTTACTAGCCTTTATAAACAATAAATTTCTATGTTTATTTACTACAACTTATTGTTTTCTACCCTAATGACTCCTTTCAATATCTAAACAAATGCAAAACTAAAAAATCACTTTCTTAAATTACTCTATAAAATTTAGCTTATTTATATTTAATTTTATCTTCATCATTTTTGAAGTATTTTATTTTATTTCATCTCATTTAATTCAACCCCTATTATGAAAAACATCATTTTACTCTTTATCATTTCTATTACTTTATCAGCCTGTAAATCTACAGGAGAAGTAAAAAATAAAAAAGCAGATAATATTGCCATTACAAGTACAGGAGAAAAACCTTTGTTGTTACGTCAACCCTATTTACAAATGGTTAGACCTACTACAACTACCATTACATGGAAAACCAATGACTTAGCAGATAATTGTTTAGTAGTATTTAATCAAATCGATAAACAAAACAAAAAAGTTGTTAAAGGTAGCTTGGTAAATCACGAAGGAAATAAATTTAACGAAGTGGTCTTAACCAATCTAAAACCATCAACTACCTATACTTATAGCATATACTCTAACGGACACTTATTAGCTAGTGGTAAGGATTATCATTTTACAACTGCTCCAAATCATAAAAACAAGGCGTTTACTTTTTATGCTTTAGGTGATATTGGTGCTAAAGAAGGACAAAGTTTTGCTATAGAACCAGCAACAAGAATTACTGAATTAAACCAAAAACCTGACTTTGGATTAGGATTGGGTGATATTGTATATCCAAAAGGTGAAAGTAAAAATTATGACAATCACTTATTTAAACCCTTTCAAGAAGTTTTTAAAAACATTCCTTTCTACCCGGTAGCAGGAAACCACGATTGGTTGTCTGATCCTGAAAAGAACTTTGAAAAAGAATGGTCTTTACCTGGAAACGAACATTATTATAGTTTTTCTTATTCCAATACTTTATTTATAGGATTAGACTCAAGTGATGGAGGTTTTTATCAAATTGAAGAGCAACTAGCTTGGTTAAAACAAACTTTAAAAGAAAACAAAAATTCTTTTGATTGGATTATTGTTTATTTACACCACAATGGTAAAAGTTGTACTTACAAAAATGACTATGAACACGTAAAATCTTTATACACTGTATTTGCTAACAACAAAGTAGATTTGGTATTAAATGGACATGCACATACCTACGAACGCTTAAAGGCTTATGATGAATTTGGTAACGTTGATAACACTATTAACAACCAATCTAACTACAACAATTTAAAAAACAGATTTATTTCAATCACGATTGGAGCTGGAGGAAAAATTAACAAAAAATGGAAAGCAGATCCAAGCAACCCTGAAAACTGTAAGGACGGAAGTATTGTAGCACATTCAGAACACGTACCAAGTTTTGGATTGATTTCCATTAATCATAAAAAACTAATTTTTAAAGGGATCAACTCATACACTGGAGAAACATTTGATACTTTTTCAATAACTAAAAATTAAAACTTAGTTATTAACAACACATAAAAAAACACCGATTATAAAAATAATCGGTGTTTTTAATAAAATCTAGTCTTTAGATTTTGTCGGGGTGGCAGGATTCGAACCTGCGACCTCCTCGTCCCAAACGAGGCGCGATGACCGGGCTACGCTACACCCCGAAAAGCCATCTTTAAAAATTGCGGAGAGACAGGGATTCGAACCCTGGCGACAGTTACCCGTCGACAGATTAGCAATCTGCTCCATTACCACTCTGGCACCTCTCCAAAAGTATATAACTACTTTCTTTTGCGAGTGCAAATATATATGTTTAGTTAAATGCTTGCAACCTTTTTTTGAGTTTTTTTTACTCTGGGTACTCAATCCTTACGTGATAGATATTTTTAAGCTTTTTCTTAATCACTTTCTTTACACTTTCAATTTCTTTTAAGGTAATATTTGCGTTTAAAAATTGCCCTTCAGCCTTTTGTTTTTCTATAATCTTTTCAATTAACTCATCAATTGCAGTAGCCGTTGGTTCCGTTAAACTTTTTGAAGCAGCTTCGGCAGCATCACACATCATTAAAATTGAAGTTTCTTTAGAAAAAGGAATAGGTCCAGGATATCTAAAATCTTCTATGTTAACATTTTCTGGATTGGCTTCTAATTCCTTTTTATAAAAATAATACACCAAACTTGTTCCATGATGAGTTCTGATAAAATCAATAATTCTATCTGGTAACCTTTGTTTTTTAGCCAATTCAATTCCCTCGGTAACATGACCTATAATAATTTTTGCACTGTCTTTTGCCGGTAATTCATTATGAGGGTTTACTCCTGTAGATTGATTTTCTGTAAAATAGAATGGATTTAACATTTTTCCTATATCATGATACAATGCTCCTGTTCTAACCAACATTACATTAGCATTAATAGCATTTGCTGCAGCCTCTGCTAAATTTGCTACCTGCATAGAATGCTGAAAAGTTCCTGGAGCTTTTTCATTCAATTCTCTTAACAATACACTATTTGTGTTAGACAATTCTAATAAAGTAATATCAGACACCAATCCAAATAACTTTTCGTACAACCAAATTAAAAATACAGACAAAAAGGACAGTACTCCATTTAGAGCAAACAAAACAAAATAACTACTGTTAATTTGACTAATACCTCCTTCGTGAATAATGTAAAAAGCCAAATAAGTTAGCATATAAACTAGGGTAATTTTAATTACAGAAATAAATAAATTTCCCCTTTTATGAATATCAGAAACCGTTAAAATAGTAATAAAACCAGCAATGGTTTGTAAATAGATATACTCAAAACTATTTGGCACTACAAACCCAAGCATCAAAACCATCAATAGATATGAAAACATCGCTACACGAGCATCAAAAAATGCTTTCATTACAATAGGTAAAATACAAATAGGTACTACATATAAATAATCTGTATGTTGTTTTATGATTAGCGTTTCTAAAAAAACCATCAATAAAACATTTAGAAAAATAAAGGTGACTTGAGTATTGTTTTCAAAAATTTCTTTTCTATCTAAATACAAGAACAACATTAACATTCCCATAGCTAATGACACCAAAATAATGTAACCAACTAAAATCCATGCATAATTCTTTTTTGTCCAGATTTGAGATTTATATTCTTGTTTTAAAGAATTTAGCACTTCTAATTTTCTACCCTCAACAATATCACCTCTGGCAATTATTAATTCTTTAGCAGATATTTTTCCTTTGGTATAAGAAATAGTACTCAACATTTCTGTCAAATCCTTTTCTGTAAATTCCTTATCAAAAAATACATTGGGAACTAAAACTTCGGTTAAAATATTAGTGATAACACTTTTATAAGCATAATTCATTTGATTATTCAACGTTGAATTAATCAATGGTAATAATTCTCTAGGAGTAATTAATCTCCCATAATACATTTCACTAACCTCTTGCTGTTTTCTTAAAAAGATAGATTTATCTGCAGCATATTCATCTTTTACACTTATATCAACAAAACCTAAATCATATATAAAAGTGATTAAATCATCTGCAGTTTTTTTATAAATAGAGGTTTCAAATTCTTTCTTTAATCCCTTGTTTAATATGACTTCATCATAATAGGTATCAAACTTTTTTTTCACCTCAGTCTCAACATCTCCCTTGTATTCAAAATAGATATTTGAATTTTTAATCAATTCATTTTTTTCTTTATTGATTTCTGCTTCTGTTTTTTGAATAGCAAAGTCAAAGGGAGCTAACAAGTTTTCGTATTGCCAAGGTTTTCCTTTTTGAAACTCGTACTTAAACTTACCTCCTTTTGGAAAAAAATAAACAATAGAAAAGACTACTAATACAAATAGAAAAACTTTGTAAATAATAGATTGATTTTGATATATGCGGTTAATGATATTCTTCATTAGTGATTTTGATGTTTATCAAAAATAAACAATTAATTTTTGTAAATTCAAAGTACGCTTAACCTGTTTTCATCATGTCTAAAAAAATTGTTATTGTTTCTGCAAAAAGAACGCCCATCGGATCATTTTTAGGAAGTTTATCAACTGTTACTGCTCCAAAACTAGCCGCAGCAGCTATTAAAGGAACCTTAGATGAAATTAACATTCCTTA
Above is a genomic segment from Wenyingzhuangia fucanilytica containing:
- a CDS encoding bifunctional 4-hydroxy-2-oxoglutarate aldolase/2-dehydro-3-deoxy-phosphogluconate aldolase, which codes for MAQFSRIEVAQVMKETGMVPLFYHPDIELGKKVLKACYDGGARLLEFTARGDFAHEVFAALTKYAIAELPGMIMGVGSITDAAAASLYMSLGANFIVTPVFREDIAIACNRRKVAWNPGCGTLTEIARAEELGCEIVKLFPGNLYGPNFVKGIVGPQPWTSIMPTGGVTTEEENLKGWFDAGVVCVGMGSQLISKKVLADRDFEGLKKTVAKALETIKKVRS
- a CDS encoding solute:sodium symporter family transporter, whose protein sequence is MGIMSFAAFTLLVAVISYWSTRKTDETSSEGYFLGGRSLTGPVIAGSLLLTNLSTEQIVGMNGIAFSEGILIMAYEVLAAIAIVFTALVLLPRYLKGGIATIPQFLETRYGKSTRALVSVLFLFGYAISMLPTVLYSGALAINTMFDIPQMINMSDESALWVTVWGIGIIGSIYAIFGGLKAVAVSDSINAVGLIIGGSLIPIFGLLYVGDGSVFEGMNTLTTNLPEKFKIIGGEFSSVPFATLFTGMLIVNFYYWGTNQAIIQRALGAKNLVEGQKGLCLAAFIKILGPFIVVLPGIIAFQIFNGDLGNADQAYPMLVKKVLPVSMIGFFAAVLFGAILSSFNSALNSSVTLFGLDVYKEYINKDANEIKVVRAGKTFGMVLALLSMTIAPLLYGVEGGIFNYLQELNGSYSVPILAIILIGYFTKRVPKIAANVAIVFGVGVYLISLYLIKPMMISAALTEAAMSGIIDEKALAVIKMEAFPHFLHIMGLIFVIIVVTMLIVGKLKPREEDYVQLYTKQVDITPWKYAKLAGGGICGLVVLIYIYFT
- a CDS encoding LacI family DNA-binding transcriptional regulator, with the protein product MKNKRKTTIKDIANVLKITPSAVSRALNNHPRISDKTKEAVKKVALELEYQPNQLASALRSGKSNLVGVIVPKTNSYFFSTVVESIENELNKEGYNLIITQSNESYEKECRNIQTLLQTQVDGIIASLTNETVDFSHYEKIKSKGIPLILYDRGENDIGVDYVGIDDYESSGLVVKHLVEQGCKRIAHLAGLSQTRIYKNRIRGYVDALANHNLPLDKDLIKESSLTIENGREITQELLKLNNRPDAIYAAGDYAALGALQVLQEHNIKVPQEIALVGFNNEPFTSLVKPSITSISQHNKKIGKLVAKQFLKRVNDKNWKPVLTKNILNAELIIRDSSNRKEA
- a CDS encoding HD family phosphohydrolase, with the protein product MKNIINRIYQNQSIIYKVFLFVLVVFSIVYFFPKGGKFKYEFQKGKPWQYENLLAPFDFAIQKTEAEINKEKNELIKNSNIYFEYKGDVETEVKKKFDTYYDEVILNKGLKKEFETSIYKKTADDLITFIYDLGFVDISVKDEYAADKSIFLRKQQEVSEMYYGRLITPRELLPLINSTLNNQMNYAYKSVITNILTEVLVPNVFFDKEFTEKDLTEMLSTISYTKGKISAKELIIARGDIVEGRKLEVLNSLKQEYKSQIWTKKNYAWILVGYIILVSLAMGMLMLFLYLDRKEIFENNTQVTFIFLNVLLMVFLETLIIKQHTDYLYVVPICILPIVMKAFFDARVAMFSYLLMVLMLGFVVPNSFEYIYLQTIAGFITILTVSDIHKRGNLFISVIKITLVYMLTYLAFYIIHEGGISQINSSYFVLFALNGVLSFLSVFLIWLYEKLFGLVSDITLLELSNTNSVLLRELNEKAPGTFQHSMQVANLAEAAANAINANVMLVRTGALYHDIGKMLNPFYFTENQSTGVNPHNELPAKDSAKIIIGHVTEGIELAKKQRLPDRIIDFIRTHHGTSLVYYFYKKELEANPENVNIEDFRYPGPIPFSKETSILMMCDAAEAASKSLTEPTATAIDELIEKIIEKQKAEGQFLNANITLKEIESVKKVIKKKLKNIYHVRIEYPE
- a CDS encoding purple acid phosphatase family protein, with protein sequence MKNIILLFIISITLSACKSTGEVKNKKADNIAITSTGEKPLLLRQPYLQMVRPTTTTITWKTNDLADNCLVVFNQIDKQNKKVVKGSLVNHEGNKFNEVVLTNLKPSTTYTYSIYSNGHLLASGKDYHFTTAPNHKNKAFTFYALGDIGAKEGQSFAIEPATRITELNQKPDFGLGLGDIVYPKGESKNYDNHLFKPFQEVFKNIPFYPVAGNHDWLSDPEKNFEKEWSLPGNEHYYSFSYSNTLFIGLDSSDGGFYQIEEQLAWLKQTLKENKNSFDWIIVYLHHNGKSCTYKNDYEHVKSLYTVFANNKVDLVLNGHAHTYERLKAYDEFGNVDNTINNQSNYNNLKNRFISITIGAGGKINKKWKADPSNPENCKDGSIVAHSEHVPSFGLISINHKKLIFKGINSYTGETFDTFSITKN
- a CDS encoding sugar kinase gives rise to the protein MFSKKHKVITFGEILGRLSPPNHLRFSQASSLEVIYGGGEFNVAASLANYGIRAQFISAVPDNAIGDCVLQSIRSRNVGAKYILRQGNRLGLYFLEHGASGRNSAVVYDRANSAMSEVKPGQFDWDMIFKGATWFHWSGITPALSQSAADTCLEAVKAAAERGLTISTDLNYRSKLWKYGKQPKEIMPELLKYSNVILADVDTAMFMLGKAKINPDYSKDDEVKMLFDKIIELLPNVHTIGMTFRNSVNASHQRIGGLLYKDNQLYRARINEISPVVDRVGTGDAFMGGLLYGLIEYKDDLQKAVAFATSACVIKHTIFGDVNRASKQEVVDFMESDGSALVDR